One part of the Litoreibacter janthinus genome encodes these proteins:
- a CDS encoding glycosyltransferase family 4 protein produces MAMVVPNMCNPDYRVVKEAESLAAAGYEVRVFCTWKPGARVPVLEEFNGVTYVRREWNVVGLIKHKLFGTPLPTDTVRLNNRYREEDEE; encoded by the coding sequence GTGGCAATGGTCGTGCCCAATATGTGCAATCCTGACTATCGGGTAGTGAAAGAGGCAGAGTCGCTTGCCGCCGCAGGATATGAAGTCCGCGTTTTCTGCACATGGAAACCAGGCGCAAGGGTGCCGGTTTTAGAAGAGTTTAACGGCGTGACTTATGTCCGGCGCGAGTGGAACGTGGTTGGCTTGATCAAGCACAAGCTATTCGGAACCCCGTTGCCAACAGACACTGTCCGATTGAATAATCGTTATCGCGAAGAAGATGAAGAATAA